Proteins found in one Lutimonas zeaxanthinifaciens genomic segment:
- a CDS encoding succinate dehydrogenase cytochrome b subunit, whose protein sequence is MSGFLSSSIARKVAMALSALFLITFLVIHLAVNITSLFSEKLFNELSHFMGTNPLIQFALQPVLIFGVVFHFVMGFILELRNKRARDVKYVKFNGAASASWVSRNMVLSGFVILAFLVLHFIDFWFPEMNYKYVEVLPEDPNRYFEELQHKFVSPLRVGAYVIAFVLLALHLLHGFQSAFQSVGFNNKYTSAVKSFGKFYSFAIPFGFIIIALYHHFNH, encoded by the coding sequence ATGAGCGGATTTTTATCTTCATCAATTGCAAGAAAGGTCGCCATGGCACTTTCAGCACTATTTCTAATTACGTTTCTGGTTATACATTTAGCGGTCAACATTACCTCCCTGTTCAGCGAGAAGCTTTTCAACGAATTATCCCATTTTATGGGTACCAACCCACTGATTCAATTTGCTTTGCAGCCGGTTCTTATATTTGGCGTAGTATTCCATTTTGTCATGGGGTTTATTCTCGAATTAAGAAACAAGAGGGCCAGGGATGTCAAATATGTAAAATTCAACGGAGCGGCAAGTGCGAGCTGGGTTTCCAGAAACATGGTTCTATCAGGATTTGTGATTCTTGCTTTCCTTGTTCTTCACTTTATTGATTTCTGGTTTCCCGAAATGAATTATAAATACGTGGAAGTATTACCTGAAGACCCAAACAGGTATTTTGAAGAATTGCAGCACAAATTTGTGAGTCCGTTAAGAGTGGGTGCCTATGTTATTGCCTTTGTTCTTCTTGCACTGCATTTGCTTCATGGTTTCCAGTCGGCATTTCAGTCTGTCGGATTTAATAACAAGTATACCAGTGCGGTGAAATCCTTTGGTAAATTTTATTCATTTGCCATTCCTTTTGGATTCATCATCATTGCTTTATATCATCATTTTAACCATTAA
- the cls gene encoding cardiolipin synthase, translating to MDYIETIRPFALIVYYVFISFVIILIILDNKKPEKAFAFIFLILLVPVAGVIIYLLFGAQYQKRKLFTKKRYFDKVYLHKINQASKELVKSNPSFDYKKLPVLFYNIEQVSFTQQNEIRVLNNGEEKFPVLKEELLKAKQSIHLDYYIIKDDNIGNEVFNILCSKARQGVQVKLIYDDVGSSISKNGLNRLKLSGVRAYPYMPVLFSRLAHKANYRNHRKIAVIDNETGFLGGINIKDKYINPNNYDLFWRDTHLMIKGEAVIDLQYLFISDWFFVSGEKIDLSEVQFENRHKISNKVPTSILGSDYGKNNQTIMEAFFGMITSARKEILITTPYFIPDDSIFNALKITAKSGVSIKLIIPEKTDIKTAFFASQTYLKDLLLSGVDVYFYTKGMMHSKTMIVDSKISTVGSTNMDQRSFSLNAEVNAFIYDAELAQKLKFHFEEDLKDCYKLQMKDLRNRPWYIKVLCSIARLIAPIL from the coding sequence ATGGATTATATAGAAACAATAAGGCCCTTCGCGCTGATCGTTTATTATGTTTTTATCAGTTTTGTTATTATCCTCATTATTCTCGATAATAAAAAGCCTGAAAAAGCCTTTGCCTTTATTTTCCTTATCCTTTTAGTTCCTGTTGCAGGTGTGATTATTTATCTTTTGTTCGGAGCCCAGTATCAAAAAAGAAAACTATTTACCAAAAAACGCTATTTTGATAAAGTTTATCTTCATAAGATCAATCAGGCCAGCAAAGAGCTTGTCAAATCAAATCCATCCTTTGATTATAAAAAGCTTCCCGTACTCTTTTACAATATCGAACAAGTAAGTTTTACGCAACAGAACGAAATCAGGGTGCTCAATAATGGAGAGGAAAAATTTCCGGTTTTAAAGGAAGAGCTCTTAAAAGCGAAACAAAGCATTCATCTGGATTATTATATTATCAAAGATGACAATATAGGCAATGAAGTCTTTAACATTTTATGTTCCAAGGCCCGTCAAGGAGTTCAGGTCAAATTAATTTATGACGATGTGGGAAGTTCCATCAGTAAAAACGGGTTGAATCGTTTGAAACTTTCAGGGGTAAGAGCATATCCGTATATGCCAGTTCTCTTTTCACGACTTGCGCATAAGGCGAATTACAGAAACCACAGAAAGATTGCTGTCATAGATAATGAAACGGGGTTTCTTGGAGGCATCAATATAAAAGATAAATACATCAACCCAAATAATTATGACCTTTTCTGGCGTGATACGCATTTGATGATCAAAGGAGAAGCCGTTATAGATCTGCAATATCTGTTTATCAGTGACTGGTTTTTCGTGAGTGGAGAAAAAATTGACCTGAGCGAAGTTCAATTTGAAAACAGGCACAAAATATCAAATAAGGTTCCAACCAGTATTCTGGGGAGTGATTATGGTAAGAATAATCAGACCATTATGGAAGCCTTTTTTGGCATGATTACAAGTGCACGAAAAGAAATCCTGATAACAACACCCTATTTTATACCGGATGATTCTATATTCAATGCGCTTAAAATAACCGCGAAAAGTGGCGTTTCAATCAAATTGATCATCCCTGAAAAAACGGATATAAAGACTGCCTTCTTCGCTTCTCAAACCTACTTAAAAGATCTCTTGCTCAGCGGGGTCGACGTTTATTTTTACACCAAGGGAATGATGCATTCTAAAACCATGATCGTCGACTCCAAAATATCCACAGTGGGCAGTACCAATATGGATCAAAGAAGCTTTAGTTTGAATGCCGAGGTCAATGCTTTTATCTACGATGCGGAACTGGCTCAAAAACTCAAGTTTCATTTTGAGGAAGATTTGAAGGATTGTTATAAATTGCAGATGAAAGATTTGAGAAACAGGCCCTGGTACATCAAAGTACTCTGTTCCATTGCCCGGTTAATTGCTCCTATTCTCTAA
- a CDS encoding sigma-70 family RNA polymerase sigma factor produces MAEAPKNKLNPDKWVELYADYLYNYAITRVENQDLAKDLVQETFFSGVKGKDNFRGQAAERTWLVSILKRKIIDYYRKINSAKGQKEVRMNFYDDGEKKGSWIEEKAPQNWGNEAEKNIENEELKDALDTCISNLPEKYRIVFLLKTVQNYETEEICNELGITASNLWVIIHRARMQLRNCMEAKWFKN; encoded by the coding sequence ATGGCTGAAGCCCCAAAAAACAAGTTAAATCCTGATAAATGGGTTGAATTGTACGCAGATTATTTGTACAATTATGCCATCACAAGGGTAGAGAATCAGGACCTTGCAAAAGACCTTGTTCAGGAGACCTTTTTTTCGGGGGTAAAAGGAAAAGACAATTTCAGAGGTCAGGCGGCTGAACGAACCTGGCTTGTCTCTATTTTGAAACGAAAGATCATTGATTACTACAGAAAGATCAACTCTGCGAAGGGGCAAAAGGAAGTCCGTATGAACTTTTATGATGACGGTGAAAAAAAAGGTAGCTGGATCGAAGAAAAAGCTCCTCAAAACTGGGGCAATGAAGCAGAGAAAAATATTGAAAATGAGGAGCTGAAGGATGCCCTTGATACCTGTATATCCAATTTACCTGAAAAGTACAGAATTGTCTTTTTGTTAAAAACCGTGCAGAATTACGAAACAGAAGAAATTTGTAATGAACTGGGGATTACAGCGTCAAACTTGTGGGTGATAATCCACAGGGCCAGGATGCAGCTGAGAAATTGTATGGAAGCCAAGTGGTTTAAAAATTAA
- a CDS encoding NAD-dependent epimerase/dehydratase family protein, whose translation MKLTRRNFVKKSGQIVLASPLLGSSLLSFSRTKKSKSLKILILGGTSFLGPHQIAYALSRGHKISTFTRGKSKPTVHRDKFDKVEQLIGDRENDLSAIEKGNWDLVIDNSGRKTEWTRKTAQLLKDRASLYMYTSSTGVYYPYLKDSVDEKDSVLLTEPKGKMDEETKLEYWYGVMKATSEEETIRAFGINRSIIIRPTYMMGPGDKTDRFIYWPIRLSRGGEMLIPGKAEDPVQYIDVRDVAKFMIHLAENNLAGTYNAAGPETVQGMHAFANEIKPTFNNEISYVYIQDYSFLQKNELPYLIPWIMPTGNNYGTARIKNNKAFKNGLKCRDLKISLRDTLAWWNSEALTQERRNRYENDPKGLLKREAMILSQWKKRGD comes from the coding sequence ATGAAGCTAACAAGAAGAAATTTCGTTAAAAAAAGCGGACAGATAGTATTGGCAAGTCCCTTACTAGGAAGTAGTTTATTGTCATTTAGCAGGACAAAAAAAAGTAAATCGCTAAAGATACTCATATTAGGAGGGACGAGCTTTCTCGGGCCTCATCAGATAGCTTACGCCCTTTCAAGGGGGCACAAGATAAGTACTTTTACGAGAGGAAAATCTAAACCAACCGTGCACCGTGATAAATTTGACAAGGTAGAGCAGCTAATTGGAGACAGGGAGAATGACCTTTCAGCAATTGAAAAAGGAAATTGGGACCTGGTCATTGACAACTCAGGAAGAAAGACAGAATGGACCAGAAAAACCGCGCAATTGCTAAAGGACAGGGCGTCCCTTTATATGTATACCTCATCGACCGGGGTCTATTATCCGTATCTGAAAGATTCGGTTGATGAGAAAGATTCGGTTTTATTGACCGAACCAAAAGGCAAAATGGATGAGGAAACGAAACTTGAATACTGGTATGGCGTGATGAAGGCAACTTCTGAAGAGGAAACCATTAGGGCATTTGGCATAAACAGGTCAATCATTATCCGACCCACTTATATGATGGGACCGGGAGACAAGACGGATAGATTTATCTACTGGCCGATCAGGTTGTCCAGAGGAGGAGAGATGCTGATTCCCGGCAAAGCTGAGGACCCTGTTCAGTATATCGATGTAAGAGACGTTGCGAAATTCATGATCCATCTAGCCGAAAACAATCTGGCGGGAACATATAACGCGGCGGGCCCGGAAACAGTACAGGGAATGCATGCTTTTGCAAATGAGATCAAACCTACCTTCAATAATGAGATCTCATATGTTTACATACAAGACTATTCCTTTTTACAGAAGAATGAACTTCCCTATCTTATTCCTTGGATTATGCCCACAGGTAATAATTACGGTACCGCAAGGATCAAAAACAATAAGGCTTTTAAGAACGGCCTTAAATGCAGAGATTTAAAAATAAGCCTTAGAGATACTTTAGCCTGGTGGAACTCAGAAGCATTGACTCAGGAGAGAAGGAATAGATATGAAAATGACCCCAAAGGTTTACTGAAAAGGGAAGCGATGATTCTGTCACAATGGAAGAAACGGGGCGACTAA
- a CDS encoding S41 family peptidase — MKTFPFSIFLFSFLFTFSLNAQNTDDLWLRYPAISPDGGTIAFTYNADIYIAPSDGGQAMRLTSHPSYDAKPVWSHDGSKIAFSSDRYGNFDVFLADLTEGSIKRLTFHSANDWPSDFSIENDKIFFNSTRLDKTESLLFHDLGELYSVDLIGNLPEQILSFPAYETKINKQGDLLFEEIKGHEDQWRKHHISSVTRDIWIKKSEGTYQKLSNFKGEDRNPVFGKNNSYYYLSERSGSFNVHQSWIDQPTRDTQISSFKIHPVRYLSASNDGVLCYSFNGDIYTQQVNQDPFKINLNISGDESIMNNELLFVNGNVQEMVVSPNEKEIIFIFRGDVFATTIEGNLTRRLTNTPEQERSLHISKDGRIIVFAGERNNSWNLYTQKLNDKNEKYFSTAIDIKEELLLSNGEETFQPKFSPDGKEVAFLENRVKLRKINVTTKQVTTIHNGEKHYSYSDGDQYFEWSPDSKWLAITFFQDNYWVSEVGIIKADGTEEVINISKNGFYDSNPKWSNDGSVLYWMSNKNGMHSVAKTGPSELDIYGAFLTQGAYDKYRLPKDEFSLLPDSLDSSDKKDEGKKKGKEDDTQKKEEVKPVTIDFDNINKRIVRLSLFSTDLSDAVLGKDMKNLYYLGRATDKADLWQLNLRSKEIKSFGKFGKGGSIELDKKGENIFVLSSGKISKINLDDSETKDIDISSEMPFELSKERLFLIDHVARQVKEKFLDPDLHGVPWDSLTANYRRFVPNLNNDRDFKDILGELLGELNASHTGARYYNQNKKGDKTASFGAFYDSNHKGNGLKIDEIMKGSPLIQGEKKVVKGVIIEAIDGTAILEDKNYYPLLNRKEGVYTIVSYYNPKSGKRWKERVKPISLGEENELRYQRWIDRNRAMVHKLSNNQIGYMHVRNMSDQSYRVFLENVLGEEVNKKALVVDTRSNGGGDLVDDITTFLSGKKYMEFKSPNKIVGFESQRRWTKPSIMLIGEDNYSDAHCTPVAYKDLKIGKLVGMPVPGTCSFVWWERIQNGIVFGIPNLQVTDIKGDILENKQLEPDILIKNEFDLITNGEDQQIEAAVKELLKGLK; from the coding sequence ATGAAAACCTTCCCCTTCTCAATTTTTCTTTTTTCCTTCCTTTTTACTTTTTCTTTAAACGCTCAAAACACAGATGATTTATGGTTGAGGTATCCTGCAATATCTCCAGATGGAGGAACAATTGCATTTACCTATAATGCAGATATTTATATTGCTCCCTCAGATGGAGGACAGGCAATGAGACTGACCAGTCACCCTTCTTATGATGCCAAACCTGTCTGGTCTCATGATGGCTCAAAAATTGCTTTTTCCTCAGACAGATATGGAAATTTTGATGTTTTTTTAGCAGATCTAACTGAAGGAAGTATCAAGCGATTGACGTTTCACTCTGCCAATGATTGGCCATCAGATTTTTCAATTGAAAATGATAAAATCTTTTTTAATTCAACCCGTCTAGATAAAACTGAATCACTTCTTTTTCATGATTTAGGGGAGCTCTATTCCGTTGATTTAATTGGAAATTTACCTGAGCAAATTTTAAGTTTTCCCGCTTACGAAACCAAAATCAACAAACAAGGAGATTTGTTATTTGAGGAGATTAAGGGCCATGAAGACCAGTGGCGGAAGCATCATATTTCTTCCGTAACGAGAGATATTTGGATAAAAAAGTCAGAGGGCACTTATCAAAAACTCTCCAACTTTAAGGGGGAGGATAGAAATCCTGTTTTTGGCAAAAATAATTCCTATTATTATTTAAGTGAACGCTCGGGAAGTTTTAATGTGCATCAATCCTGGATAGATCAACCAACTCGCGATACACAAATTTCAAGTTTTAAAATTCATCCTGTTAGGTATTTATCCGCCTCAAATGATGGTGTTTTATGTTATAGTTTTAATGGTGACATCTACACTCAGCAGGTTAATCAGGATCCATTCAAAATCAATCTCAATATTTCTGGAGATGAATCCATTATGAACAATGAACTTCTATTTGTAAATGGAAATGTTCAAGAAATGGTGGTTTCTCCAAATGAAAAAGAAATCATTTTCATCTTTAGAGGGGATGTTTTCGCAACGACCATAGAAGGCAATCTTACTCGTAGATTAACTAATACACCAGAACAAGAAAGAAGCTTGCATATAAGTAAAGACGGTCGAATAATCGTTTTTGCAGGGGAAAGAAATAATAGCTGGAACCTCTACACCCAAAAACTTAACGACAAAAACGAAAAGTATTTCTCTACTGCCATTGATATTAAAGAAGAATTACTCTTATCAAATGGTGAGGAGACCTTTCAACCTAAATTTTCTCCAGATGGAAAAGAAGTAGCGTTCCTAGAAAATCGGGTAAAACTTAGAAAAATTAATGTGACAACAAAGCAAGTGACCACTATTCACAACGGAGAAAAGCACTATTCTTATAGCGATGGTGACCAATATTTTGAATGGAGCCCAGATAGCAAGTGGCTCGCTATCACTTTTTTTCAAGATAATTATTGGGTAAGTGAGGTTGGCATTATAAAAGCTGATGGTACTGAAGAGGTCATTAATATTTCAAAAAATGGATTTTATGATTCAAATCCGAAATGGTCTAATGACGGTAGTGTGCTTTATTGGATGTCTAATAAAAACGGAATGCATAGTGTAGCAAAAACAGGTCCTTCTGAATTGGATATATACGGTGCATTTCTCACACAGGGAGCTTATGATAAATACCGACTTCCCAAAGATGAGTTTTCATTACTCCCTGATAGCTTAGATAGTTCAGACAAAAAAGACGAAGGTAAAAAGAAAGGCAAGGAAGATGATACTCAAAAAAAGGAAGAAGTAAAACCAGTCACTATTGATTTTGACAACATTAATAAACGAATCGTACGACTCAGCTTATTTTCTACAGATTTATCAGATGCCGTTTTAGGGAAGGACATGAAAAACCTTTATTACCTGGGCAGAGCCACAGATAAAGCAGACCTCTGGCAGTTAAACCTAAGGTCAAAAGAAATCAAATCCTTTGGTAAATTTGGAAAAGGCGGATCAATAGAACTGGATAAAAAGGGTGAAAACATATTTGTTTTAAGCAGCGGTAAAATAAGCAAAATCAACCTTGATGATTCTGAAACTAAAGACATCGATATTAGTTCCGAAATGCCTTTTGAACTTTCAAAAGAAAGACTATTTCTTATCGATCATGTTGCACGACAAGTTAAAGAAAAATTCCTGGACCCTGATTTGCATGGAGTTCCATGGGATTCTTTAACGGCCAATTATAGACGCTTCGTACCTAATTTGAATAATGATAGGGATTTCAAGGATATTCTTGGAGAACTATTAGGTGAATTAAATGCCTCTCACACAGGTGCTCGCTATTATAATCAGAATAAAAAAGGTGATAAAACAGCTTCTTTCGGTGCATTTTATGACTCAAACCACAAAGGAAATGGCCTAAAGATTGATGAAATCATGAAAGGAAGCCCTTTAATTCAAGGCGAAAAAAAGGTAGTGAAAGGCGTCATTATTGAAGCCATCGATGGTACTGCTATACTCGAAGACAAAAATTACTACCCACTTTTAAATAGAAAAGAAGGCGTTTATACGATTGTATCCTATTACAATCCTAAATCAGGCAAACGCTGGAAAGAAAGGGTTAAACCCATTTCCTTAGGTGAAGAGAATGAATTGCGTTATCAGCGTTGGATTGACCGAAATAGGGCCATGGTGCATAAATTATCAAACAATCAAATCGGCTATATGCATGTAAGAAACATGAGCGATCAGAGTTATAGAGTGTTTTTAGAAAATGTACTAGGTGAAGAGGTCAATAAAAAGGCTTTGGTTGTTGATACCCGTTCGAATGGAGGTGGAGACCTCGTAGATGATATCACAACGTTTTTGAGTGGTAAAAAATATATGGAATTTAAATCCCCGAATAAAATAGTAGGCTTTGAATCTCAAAGAAGGTGGACCAAACCCAGTATTATGTTGATTGGAGAAGACAACTATTCCGATGCTCATTGTACTCCTGTAGCTTATAAAGATCTTAAAATAGGAAAATTAGTCGGTATGCCTGTCCCTGGTACATGTAGTTTTGTGTGGTGGGAAAGAATTCAAAACGGAATCGTTTTTGGAATTCCCAACCTGCAGGTTACTGATATCAAAGGAGATATACTCGAAAACAAGCAACTTGAACCAGATATTTTGATCAAAAATGAGTTTGATTTAATTACAAATGGAGAGGATCAACAAATCGAAGCTGCTGTAAAAGAACTGTTAAAAGGATTAAAGTAA
- a CDS encoding O-methyltransferase — translation MNFLPEHINEYAAEHSQPEPELLAELFKETWQKALVPRMISGHFQGRVLSMISKLVAPKTILEIGTYTGYSALCLAEGMIKEGVLHTIDHNEELYDFQRKYFDRSDYGEQIFQHAGEALDILPEIEGPFDLVFIDADKANYSNYFNEIIEKMNPGGVILSDNVLWSGKVTEPPKLKDDDTKALIEYNKLINQDERVETVLLPIRDGLTISRVK, via the coding sequence ATGAATTTTTTACCTGAACATATAAATGAATATGCGGCTGAACATTCTCAGCCTGAACCAGAGCTTCTTGCTGAGCTCTTTAAAGAAACCTGGCAAAAAGCCCTTGTTCCACGAATGATCAGTGGTCATTTTCAGGGAAGGGTATTGTCAATGATCTCCAAACTGGTCGCTCCTAAAACCATCCTTGAAATCGGCACCTATACCGGATACTCCGCCCTTTGTCTGGCGGAGGGAATGATCAAAGAAGGGGTTCTGCATACCATTGACCACAATGAGGAGCTGTATGATTTTCAAAGAAAATACTTTGATCGATCAGATTATGGTGAGCAAATTTTTCAACACGCGGGTGAAGCTTTAGATATTCTTCCGGAAATCGAAGGCCCTTTCGATCTTGTATTTATCGATGCTGACAAGGCCAATTATTCGAATTATTTTAATGAGATAATTGAAAAAATGAATCCCGGAGGTGTCATCCTATCTGATAACGTCCTGTGGAGCGGAAAAGTAACGGAGCCTCCAAAATTAAAGGACGACGACACCAAGGCACTGATTGAATACAACAAATTGATCAATCAGGATGAAAGAGTTGAAACCGTCTTATTGCCGATACGTGACGGATTGACGATTTCAAGAGTCAAATAG
- a CDS encoding succinate dehydrogenase/fumarate reductase iron-sulfur subunit, whose protein sequence is MNLTLKIWRQKGPQDKGRMVDYKVTDISEHMSFLEMMDVLNEGLVAKNEEPVAFDHDCREGICGACSLHINGEPHGPDRGITTCQLHMRMFNDGDTIHIEPWRAKAFPVIKDLVVDRTAFERIQQAGAYISVNTSGNTQDANSIPIPKQDADLSMDAAACIGCGACVASCKNSSAMLFVGAKVSQFALLPQGRVEAKDRVMNMVKQMDEEGFGNCTNTGACEVECPKGISLENIARMNREYLKASI, encoded by the coding sequence ATGAATTTAACGTTAAAAATTTGGAGACAAAAAGGGCCACAGGATAAGGGGCGTATGGTAGATTACAAAGTGACCGATATTTCTGAGCATATGTCATTTTTAGAAATGATGGATGTATTGAACGAAGGTTTGGTTGCTAAAAACGAGGAGCCTGTAGCATTTGATCATGATTGCCGAGAAGGAATTTGTGGAGCATGTTCCCTGCACATTAATGGTGAGCCACATGGGCCAGACAGAGGTATTACAACCTGTCAGTTGCATATGAGGATGTTTAATGATGGAGATACAATTCATATTGAACCATGGAGAGCTAAGGCGTTCCCCGTAATTAAGGATTTGGTGGTTGACAGAACTGCTTTTGAAAGAATTCAGCAAGCCGGTGCCTATATTTCTGTAAATACTTCAGGAAACACTCAGGATGCCAACTCAATACCTATTCCTAAACAAGATGCGGACCTGTCTATGGATGCGGCCGCCTGTATTGGATGTGGAGCTTGTGTAGCCTCATGCAAGAATTCGTCAGCTATGTTATTTGTCGGAGCCAAGGTTTCTCAATTTGCCTTATTGCCTCAGGGTAGGGTGGAAGCGAAAGATCGTGTAATGAACATGGTAAAACAAATGGACGAAGAAGGATTTGGAAATTGTACCAACACAGGAGCCTGTGAAGTGGAATGTCCAAAAGGAATTTCTTTGGAAAACATTGCCAGAATGAACAGGGAATATTTAAAGGCAAGTATTTAA
- a CDS encoding fumarate reductase/succinate dehydrogenase flavoprotein subunit yields the protein MTKLNSKVPKGPIKDKWTTYKDNINLVNPANKRNIDIIVVGTGLAGGSAAATLAELGYNVKAFAYQDSPRRAHSIAAQGGINAAKNYMGDGDSNYRLFYDTVKGGDYRSREANVHRLAEVSGNIIDQCVAQGVPFARDYGGLLDNRSFGGVLVSRTFYAKGQTGQQLLLGAYSAMNRQIARGKIEMFNRHEMLDVVIVDGKARGIIARNLITGEIERHSAHAVVIGTGGYGNVYFLSTNAMGSNATAAWKIHKKGAYFANPCFTQIHPTCIPRSGDYQSKLTLMSESLRNDGRIWVPAKLEDAKAIQEGKLKPTAIAEEDRDYFLERRYPAFGNLVPRDVASRAAKERCDAGFGVNATGEAVYLDFASAIERYGSEQAKLKHIENPSKAKVTELGEAIIEAKYGNLFQMYEKIIDENPYKTPMMIYPATHYTMGGVWVDYNLMTTVPGLYCIGEANFSDHGANRLGASALMQGLADGYFVLPYTIGDYLADDIQTGKIPTDSPEFEAVEKEVKDRLEFFVNNKGINSVDHYHKKLGKVMWDKVGMARNAKGLKEAIKEIQEIREDFWKNVKVPGEMNELNPELEKAGRVADFLELGELFAKDALEREESCGGHFREEHVTEDGEAKRDDKNYAYVAAWEYTGKPSEAILHKEQLEFKDIELKTRSYK from the coding sequence ATGACTAAGTTAAACTCTAAAGTACCAAAGGGTCCAATAAAAGATAAATGGACAACATATAAGGACAATATAAATCTGGTAAATCCTGCCAACAAAAGAAATATAGATATCATCGTTGTAGGAACCGGTCTTGCCGGAGGATCAGCCGCAGCTACTTTGGCTGAATTAGGCTATAATGTAAAGGCATTTGCCTACCAGGATTCTCCAAGAAGAGCACATTCCATTGCAGCCCAGGGAGGAATCAATGCTGCCAAAAATTACATGGGAGACGGGGATTCAAATTACAGGTTGTTCTACGATACGGTAAAAGGAGGTGATTATCGATCTCGTGAAGCAAACGTTCACAGATTGGCCGAAGTATCAGGAAACATTATAGATCAATGTGTGGCACAAGGTGTTCCTTTTGCTCGCGATTATGGTGGCCTTCTTGACAACAGATCTTTTGGAGGTGTATTGGTTTCAAGAACCTTTTATGCAAAAGGACAGACGGGCCAGCAATTGTTATTAGGCGCCTATTCTGCAATGAACAGGCAAATAGCAAGAGGAAAGATAGAAATGTTCAACCGTCACGAAATGCTTGATGTGGTTATTGTAGATGGAAAAGCAAGAGGAATCATTGCCAGAAACCTTATAACAGGTGAAATAGAAAGACATAGCGCACATGCGGTAGTCATTGGAACAGGGGGTTATGGAAATGTGTATTTCCTTTCAACGAATGCCATGGGTTCCAATGCAACAGCAGCATGGAAAATTCATAAAAAGGGAGCCTATTTTGCAAACCCTTGTTTTACTCAAATTCATCCTACCTGTATTCCAAGATCGGGTGATTATCAGTCAAAACTGACTCTGATGTCAGAATCATTGAGAAATGATGGTCGAATCTGGGTCCCTGCTAAACTTGAAGACGCAAAGGCGATTCAGGAAGGTAAATTAAAACCGACAGCGATAGCCGAAGAAGACAGAGATTACTTCCTTGAAAGAAGGTATCCGGCATTTGGTAACCTGGTTCCAAGGGATGTTGCCTCAAGAGCAGCTAAAGAAAGATGTGATGCAGGATTTGGTGTTAATGCAACCGGAGAGGCGGTTTATCTTGATTTTGCTTCCGCGATTGAAAGATATGGAAGCGAGCAGGCAAAACTAAAACACATTGAAAATCCTTCCAAAGCAAAAGTTACGGAATTGGGAGAAGCTATCATAGAAGCCAAATACGGTAACTTGTTCCAAATGTATGAGAAGATCATCGATGAGAACCCGTATAAAACGCCTATGATGATCTATCCCGCTACCCATTATACCATGGGTGGAGTCTGGGTTGATTATAATTTGATGACAACGGTTCCTGGATTGTACTGTATTGGTGAAGCAAATTTCTCTGACCATGGAGCAAACAGATTAGGAGCATCAGCCTTGATGCAAGGTCTTGCAGACGGTTATTTTGTATTGCCTTATACTATAGGAGATTATCTGGCAGACGACATCCAGACTGGAAAAATTCCAACGGACAGTCCGGAATTTGAAGCTGTTGAAAAAGAAGTAAAAGACAGACTTGAATTCTTTGTTAACAACAAAGGGATAAATTCCGTAGATCATTACCATAAAAAGCTGGGTAAAGTGATGTGGGACAAAGTTGGAATGGCCAGGAATGCCAAAGGATTGAAAGAGGCCATTAAGGAGATTCAGGAAATAAGAGAGGATTTCTGGAAGAATGTGAAAGTACCGGGAGAAATGAATGAGTTAAACCCTGAGCTGGAAAAAGCTGGCAGAGTTGCAGATTTCCTTGAATTGGGAGAATTGTTTGCTAAGGATGCCCTGGAAAGAGAAGAGTCTTGTGGAGGTCACTTCAGGGAAGAGCACGTTACCGAAGACGGAGAAGCTAAAAGAGATGATAAGAATTATGCCTATGTGGCGGCCTGGGAGTATACAGGTAAGCCAAGTGAAGCCATCTTACATAAAGAACAGCTTGAGTTTAAAGATATAGAATTGAAAACACGTTCCTATAAATAA